The proteins below come from a single Sphingomonas carotinifaciens genomic window:
- a CDS encoding 2OG-Fe(II) oxygenase — translation MHQDPIAAAQTLLAAGRQNEAIAAIDRAAATGDAGALFQRAFWHLVGQPLPRDLPRARADLRRAVAGGHREARLMEITLAANGTGAPADWSGSMALLRSAAESDRDAAALLHLLDAMTLDAGGAPRQLPPIEPLTPDGSVARVPRLLSPAECAHIANSAADLLAPAFVVDPRTGRSVPHPIRTSDAAVIGPLREDPVIRAINHRLAAASRTPIGAGEALTVLRYQPGQQFRLHSDILPQTRNQRVTTVLVYLNDGFTGGETVFPDHGLTVAPRTGDAVIFTNVDAAGRPAAAARHAGMPVRSGVKWLATRWIRARAFDVWQGPEAA, via the coding sequence ATGCACCAGGATCCGATTGCCGCCGCCCAGACCCTGCTCGCCGCCGGCCGCCAGAACGAGGCGATTGCCGCGATCGACCGCGCCGCCGCCACCGGCGATGCCGGTGCATTGTTCCAGCGGGCGTTCTGGCATCTGGTCGGCCAGCCACTCCCGCGCGACCTGCCCCGGGCTCGTGCCGACCTGCGGCGTGCGGTCGCGGGCGGACACCGCGAAGCCCGCCTGATGGAGATCACCCTTGCCGCCAACGGCACCGGCGCACCGGCGGACTGGTCGGGATCGATGGCCTTGCTCCGCTCGGCCGCCGAAAGCGACCGGGATGCCGCCGCGCTGCTCCACCTGCTCGACGCGATGACGCTCGACGCCGGGGGCGCCCCCCGTCAGCTGCCGCCGATCGAGCCCCTCACGCCCGATGGCAGTGTCGCGCGCGTTCCGCGCCTGCTCAGCCCGGCGGAATGCGCGCATATCGCCAACAGCGCGGCCGACCTGCTTGCCCCTGCCTTTGTCGTCGATCCGCGCACCGGGCGCAGCGTGCCGCATCCGATCCGCACCTCCGATGCCGCAGTGATCGGCCCCTTGCGCGAGGACCCGGTGATCCGCGCGATCAACCACCGGCTCGCTGCGGCCAGCCGGACGCCGATCGGCGCCGGCGAAGCGCTGACCGTGTTGCGCTACCAGCCGGGGCAGCAGTTCCGCCTGCACTCCGATATTCTGCCACAAACCCGCAACCAGCGGGTGACGACCGTTCTGGTCTATCTGAACGACGGCTTCACCGGCGGCGAGACGGTGTTCCCGGACCATGGCCTGACCGTGGCGCCGCGTACCGGGGACGCGGTCATCTTCACCAATGTCGATGCCGCCGGCCGCCCTGCCGCCGCCGCACGCCATGCCGGAATGCCGGTACGCTCGGGGGTGAAATGGCTGGCGACGCGCTGGATACGCGCGCGCGCCTTCGACGTCTGGCAGGGGCCGGAAGCGGCCTAA
- a CDS encoding alanine racemase produces MPAPLRLRLDENALVHNWRSLARASGRAACGAAVKADGYGLGATDVARRLAVAGCRDFFVATWAEAERLAPLGLPVSVLHGVRAEDMAAARAGFARPVLNTAAQVARWRGAGGGACDVMVDTGMNRLGVSAEAIAGGLLDGLAIETLMSHLACADEDSAMNEAQRARFSALRGATAARRMSLANSAGIGLGEDYAFDLTRPGLALYGGVPRADMGAMIRQVVHPEAQILQRRRVGAGEAVGYNATWIAPAETEVAIINLGYADGYRRAFSGVGAAMHDDVMLPVLGRVSMDLVAIDVSACPDLAEGDWLRIDYALPAASQASGVSQYELLTGWGRRAERFWN; encoded by the coding sequence ATCCCCGCGCCCCTTCGCCTGCGTCTCGATGAAAACGCCCTCGTCCACAACTGGCGGTCGCTGGCACGCGCGAGCGGCAGGGCGGCCTGCGGCGCGGCGGTGAAGGCAGACGGCTATGGTCTGGGCGCAACCGATGTCGCGCGTCGGCTGGCGGTGGCGGGATGCCGCGATTTCTTTGTCGCGACCTGGGCCGAGGCGGAGCGACTGGCGCCGCTGGGGCTGCCGGTTTCCGTGCTGCACGGGGTACGGGCCGAGGACATGGCCGCCGCCCGCGCCGGTTTCGCGCGGCCGGTGCTGAACACCGCGGCACAGGTCGCCCGCTGGCGCGGGGCCGGCGGGGGCGCGTGCGACGTGATGGTGGACACCGGCATGAACCGGCTGGGGGTGTCCGCCGAGGCGATCGCGGGCGGGCTGCTGGACGGACTGGCGATCGAGACACTGATGAGCCACCTTGCCTGTGCCGACGAGGACAGCGCGATGAACGAAGCGCAGCGGGCGCGTTTCTCCGCCCTGCGGGGCGCGACCGCGGCCCGGCGGATGAGCCTGGCCAATTCGGCGGGGATCGGGCTGGGCGAGGATTATGCCTTCGACCTGACGCGTCCGGGGCTGGCGCTCTATGGCGGCGTGCCCCGCGCGGACATGGGCGCGATGATCCGGCAGGTCGTCCATCCGGAGGCACAGATCCTCCAGCGCCGCCGCGTCGGGGCGGGCGAGGCGGTGGGCTATAATGCGACCTGGATCGCGCCTGCCGAAACCGAGGTGGCGATCATCAACCTGGGCTATGCCGATGGCTATCGGCGCGCCTTTTCGGGCGTGGGCGCGGCGATGCATGACGACGTGATGCTGCCCGTGCTGGGCCGGGTGTCGATGGATCTGGTGGCGATCGACGTATCGGCCTGCCCGGACCTGGCCGAGGGGGATTGGCTGCGCATCGACTATGCGCTGCCGGCGGCATCGCAGGCGTCGGGCGTGTCGCAATATGAGTTGCTGACCGGTTGGGGACGCCGCGCGGAGCGTTTCTGGAATTAG
- the mmsB gene encoding 3-hydroxyisobutyrate dehydrogenase, translating to MARIAFIGLGNMGGGMAANLAKAGHDVRAFDLSAEALARAGEAGCLAVDSAAAAVDGAEAIVTMLPAGTHVERVYTEAVLPHASPSAVLIDCSTIDVATARRLAEIAAGRGFLAVDAPVSGGIAAANGGTLTFMVGGTEQAFAAAQPILEAMGKAVIHAGASGAGQAAKMCNNMILGATMIATCEAFALADRLGVDAQTFYDIASVSSGQSWSMTTYCPVAGVGPVSPADRDFQGGFAAALMLKDLRLAMAAAGEAGATVPMGTRATELYEAFVERDGQATTDFSGIIRTLA from the coding sequence ATGGCACGCATCGCCTTTATCGGACTGGGCAATATGGGCGGCGGCATGGCCGCGAATCTGGCGAAGGCGGGGCATGACGTGCGCGCGTTCGACCTGTCGGCCGAGGCGCTGGCGCGCGCCGGCGAGGCGGGATGCCTGGCCGTGGATAGCGCCGCCGCAGCGGTCGACGGGGCGGAGGCGATCGTCACCATGTTGCCGGCCGGCACCCATGTCGAGCGCGTCTACACCGAGGCGGTGCTGCCCCATGCCAGTCCATCGGCGGTGTTGATCGACTGTTCGACGATCGACGTCGCGACGGCGCGCCGGCTGGCGGAGATCGCGGCCGGCCGCGGCTTCCTGGCGGTGGATGCGCCGGTATCGGGCGGTATCGCCGCGGCGAATGGCGGCACGCTGACCTTCATGGTGGGTGGCACCGAACAGGCGTTCGCCGCCGCGCAGCCGATCCTGGAGGCGATGGGCAAGGCGGTGATCCATGCCGGGGCGAGCGGCGCGGGGCAGGCCGCCAAGATGTGCAACAACATGATCCTGGGCGCGACGATGATCGCGACGTGCGAGGCCTTTGCGCTGGCCGATCGGCTGGGGGTCGATGCGCAGACCTTTTACGACATCGCCAGCGTGTCGTCGGGCCAAAGCTGGTCGATGACAACCTATTGCCCGGTGGCCGGCGTCGGTCCCGTAAGCCCGGCCGACCGCGACTTTCAGGGCGGGTTCGCCGCGGCGCTGATGCTGAAGGACCTGCGCCTTGCCATGGCGGCGGCGGGCGAGGCGGGGGCGACGGTGCCGATGGGCACGCGCGCAACCGAACTCTACGAAGCGTTTGTCGAGCGCGATGGGCAGGCCACAACCGATTTCTCCGGGATCATTCGCACCTTGGCCTGA
- a CDS encoding enoyl-CoA hydratase — MSEYQTLIIEQRGAVTLVTLNRPEALNALNAQVLADLLAAIRAFDADDSQGCAVITGSAKAFAAGADIKEMQAMDFAAMYGSDHFAGWDVFTRTRKPVIAAVAGYALGGGCELAMMCDFILAADTAKFGQPEIKLAVTPGMGGSQRLAHAVGKAKAMEMCLTGRMMDAEEAERAGLVARIVPAADLVEEAVKTAATIAGMAPLAVKANKEMVNAAFDMGLSQGVQFERRLFHGLFGTADQKEGMNAFVEKRPGNWQGR, encoded by the coding sequence ATGTCCGAATACCAGACCCTTATCATCGAGCAGCGCGGCGCGGTGACGCTGGTGACGCTGAACCGGCCGGAGGCGCTGAACGCGCTCAACGCGCAGGTGCTGGCCGACCTGCTGGCCGCGATACGCGCCTTCGATGCCGACGATAGCCAGGGCTGCGCGGTCATCACCGGCAGCGCCAAGGCGTTCGCGGCGGGGGCCGACATCAAGGAAATGCAGGCGATGGACTTCGCCGCCATGTATGGCAGCGACCATTTCGCTGGCTGGGACGTGTTCACGCGCACCCGCAAGCCGGTGATCGCGGCGGTCGCGGGCTATGCGCTGGGCGGCGGATGCGAGCTGGCGATGATGTGCGACTTCATCCTGGCCGCCGACACCGCCAAGTTCGGCCAGCCCGAGATCAAGCTGGCCGTGACCCCCGGCATGGGCGGATCGCAGCGGCTGGCGCATGCGGTGGGCAAGGCCAAGGCGATGGAGATGTGCCTGACCGGCCGGATGATGGATGCCGAGGAGGCCGAGCGCGCCGGGCTGGTGGCGCGGATCGTGCCGGCCGCCGATCTGGTCGAGGAGGCGGTGAAGACCGCCGCGACCATCGCCGGCATGGCACCGCTGGCGGTCAAGGCGAACAAGGAAATGGTCAACGCCGCATTCGACATGGGGCTGTCGCAGGGCGTTCAATTCGAGCGGCGCCTGTTCCATGGCCTGTTCGGCACCGCCGACCAGAAGGAAGGCATGAACGCCTTTGTGGAGAAACGCCCCGGCAACTGGCAGGGTCGCTGA
- a CDS encoding enoyl-CoA hydratase/isomerase family protein, translating to MTTDLIVETSGAVGRLRLNRPKALHALNAGMCQAILDALEDWRGDASIRAVLIDHAEGRGFCAGGDIRLLSESGAGDGAAARAFFHTEYRMNHRLFTYAKPIVAVMDGITMGGGVGVALPCAKRIATENTRLAMPETGIGLFPDVGAGWYLSRLPGRIGQYLALTGHRLNGAECCALGLATHYIPSADLDEAKRHILADPTALDAILSDLSVPAPEAEILAHRGDIDRLFAADTLEDIAAALAADGGAWARQQQELLATKSPQAMKVSLRLLRDGAEMASFADEMVQEYAVATRVVQRHDFLEGVRAVIVDKDHAPRWNPATPDAVTDHVIDQIFAPLPPAEAWTPA from the coding sequence ATGACCACCGACCTGATCGTCGAGACGAGCGGCGCCGTCGGGCGCCTGCGACTGAACCGGCCCAAGGCCCTTCATGCGCTGAACGCCGGGATGTGCCAGGCGATATTGGACGCGCTGGAGGACTGGCGCGGCGATGCCAGCATCCGCGCGGTGCTGATCGACCATGCCGAGGGCAGGGGGTTTTGCGCGGGCGGCGACATCCGCCTGCTGAGCGAAAGCGGTGCCGGCGACGGCGCGGCGGCGCGGGCGTTTTTCCACACCGAATACCGGATGAACCACCGGCTGTTCACCTATGCCAAGCCGATCGTCGCGGTGATGGACGGGATCACCATGGGCGGCGGCGTGGGCGTGGCCCTGCCATGCGCCAAGCGCATCGCGACGGAGAATACGCGCCTTGCCATGCCGGAAACCGGGATCGGCCTGTTCCCGGACGTCGGCGCGGGCTGGTATCTGTCGCGCCTGCCGGGGCGGATCGGACAGTATCTGGCGCTGACCGGCCACCGGTTGAACGGTGCGGAATGCTGCGCGCTGGGCCTTGCGACTCATTACATCCCGTCCGCCGATCTGGACGAGGCCAAGCGGCATATCCTGGCCGATCCGACCGCGCTGGATGCGATCCTTTCCGACCTGTCGGTGCCGGCGCCGGAGGCGGAGATTCTGGCGCATCGCGGCGATATCGACCGGTTGTTCGCGGCGGACACGCTGGAGGACATAGCGGCCGCGCTGGCGGCGGATGGCGGGGCATGGGCACGCCAGCAGCAGGAGTTGCTGGCGACGAAATCGCCCCAGGCGATGAAGGTATCGCTGCGTCTGTTGAGGGACGGCGCCGAGATGGCGAGCTTTGCCGATGAGATGGTGCAGGAATATGCGGTCGCGACGCGGGTCGTGCAGCGGCACGACTTTCTGGAGGGCGTACGCGCGGTGATCGTGGACAAGGATCATGCGCCGCGCTGGAACCCCGCCACCCCCGATGCCGTGACCGATCACGTGATCGACCAGATTTTTGCGCCACTGCCCCCGGCAGAGGCATGGACCCCCGCCTGA
- a CDS encoding dienelactone hydrolase family protein produces MTDLRDRAVEIYDAFTHEHHDRRTLLRQMTLLAGSATAAEALILSIAASPAAAAQIDPKDPRLVTDRSVGTEGGAPSIAYFAAPRQPKAKLGYVLVIHENRGLTPHIQDVARRLALAGFRVIAPDFLAPQGGTPADEDKARAMIGTLDYDLALKQARAFIARAATQRTGTGKVGAVGFCWGGAFVNRLAVAAGPALAAGIAYYGPAPDPAEAARVSAPLMLHYAGKDARVNATGEPWVAALKAAGKSVEAFTYPGVDHAFNNDTSAQRYDAAAAALAWDRTTRFLHARLDR; encoded by the coding sequence ATGACCGATCTTCGCGACCGCGCCGTCGAGATCTACGACGCCTTCACCCACGAGCATCACGATCGCCGCACCCTGCTGCGCCAGATGACGCTGCTCGCCGGATCGGCGACCGCGGCGGAGGCGCTGATCCTGTCGATCGCCGCCAGTCCCGCCGCCGCCGCACAGATTGATCCCAAGGACCCCCGCCTCGTCACCGATCGCAGCGTCGGTACCGAGGGCGGCGCCCCCTCGATCGCCTATTTCGCAGCCCCCCGCCAGCCAAAGGCGAAACTCGGCTACGTCCTGGTCATCCACGAGAATCGCGGCCTGACCCCGCATATCCAGGATGTCGCGCGCCGCCTGGCCCTGGCCGGCTTTCGCGTGATCGCCCCAGACTTCCTCGCGCCGCAGGGTGGCACGCCTGCCGACGAGGACAAGGCCCGCGCGATGATCGGCACCCTCGACTATGATCTCGCGCTGAAACAGGCCCGCGCCTTTATCGCGCGTGCGGCCACGCAGCGGACCGGCACGGGCAAGGTCGGCGCGGTCGGCTTCTGCTGGGGCGGCGCGTTCGTGAACCGGCTCGCGGTCGCGGCGGGTCCGGCCCTGGCTGCGGGTATCGCCTATTACGGTCCCGCACCCGATCCGGCGGAGGCCGCGCGCGTGTCGGCGCCCCTGATGCTGCATTATGCCGGCAAGGATGCGCGGGTGAACGCCACCGGCGAGCCCTGGGTCGCCGCGCTCAAGGCCGCCGGCAAATCGGTCGAGGCGTTCACCTATCCCGGCGTGGATCATGCGTTCAACAACGACACGTCGGCACAGCGTTACGACGCGGCGGCGGCGGCGCTCGCCTGGGATCGCACGACCCGCTTCCTCCATGCCCGGCTTGACCGGTAG
- a CDS encoding glutathione S-transferase family protein encodes MAADLTLYTNPMSRGRIARWMLEEVGAPYETVVLDYGTTMKNDAYRAINPMMKVPAIVHQGMVVTEVAAICAYLADAFPQAGLAPAPAERADYYRWLFFGAGPLEAAITNRSMGVEPDARQQQMAGYGTLELTAGTLESMLKDRDYIAGNRFSAADVYVGSSLMWYTGFGLLPKSAPFMAYIARIADRPAHRRASEIDDALMPAKADAG; translated from the coding sequence ATGGCCGCCGATCTCACGCTCTACACCAACCCCATGTCGCGGGGGCGCATTGCCCGGTGGATGCTCGAAGAGGTCGGCGCCCCCTATGAAACGGTTGTGCTGGACTATGGCACGACGATGAAGAACGATGCCTACCGCGCGATCAATCCGATGATGAAGGTGCCGGCGATCGTCCATCAGGGCATGGTGGTGACCGAGGTGGCGGCGATCTGCGCCTATCTGGCGGATGCCTTTCCACAAGCGGGGCTGGCGCCGGCACCGGCCGAGCGCGCCGATTATTATCGCTGGCTGTTCTTCGGCGCCGGTCCGCTGGAGGCGGCGATCACCAACCGGTCGATGGGCGTGGAGCCGGATGCGCGGCAGCAGCAGATGGCTGGCTACGGCACGCTCGAACTGACCGCCGGAACGCTGGAATCGATGCTGAAGGACCGGGACTATATCGCCGGCAACCGCTTCAGCGCGGCGGACGTGTATGTCGGGTCGAGCCTGATGTGGTACACCGGGTTCGGCCTGCTGCCGAAGTCGGCACCGTTCATGGCCTATATCGCGCGGATCGCGGATCGCCCGGCGCATCGCCGCGCGAGCGAGATCGACGATGCCTTGATGCCGGCAAAGGCCGACGCCGGCTGA
- a CDS encoding DUF1289 domain-containing protein — protein sequence MDDILSFTVPQPVSLASPCVNICRMDQSTGWCVGCARTIREISNWSAKPAEERRAILAALPPRKAALAARAKAS from the coding sequence TTGGACGACATCCTCAGCTTTACCGTGCCACAGCCGGTCAGCCTCGCCTCGCCGTGCGTGAACATATGCCGGATGGACCAGAGCACCGGATGGTGCGTGGGATGTGCGCGGACGATCCGCGAAATCTCGAACTGGAGCGCCAAGCCGGCGGAGGAGCGCCGGGCTATCCTGGCTGCGCTGCCCCCGCGCAAGGCGGCCCTGGCCGCCCGCGCCAAGGCGTCCTGA